A single Streptomyces sp. 2114.4 DNA region contains:
- the ftsZ gene encoding cell division protein FtsZ, with protein sequence MAAPQNYLAVIKVVGIGGGGVNAINRMIEVGLKGVEFIAINTDAQALLMSDADVKLDVGREMTRGLGAGANPDVGRKAAEDHREEIEEVLKGADMVFVTAGEGGGTGTGGAPVVANIARSLGALTIGVVTRPFTFEGRRRANQAEDGIAQLREEVDTLIVIPNDRLLSISDRQVSVLDAFKSADQVLLSGVQGITDLITTPGLINLDFADVKSVMSEAGSALMGIGSARGDDRAVAAAEMAISSPLLEASIDGARGVLLSISGGSDLGLFEINEAAQLVSEAAHPEANIIFGAVIDDALGDEVRVTVIAAGFDGGQPPARRDAQSALSSPKREEPAPAPSRPATPPEPRSSSFGGLGSVPVRDEEPAPAESSSSSSLGEVPSPPASAPQVPPARPYSDSAAEELDVPDFLK encoded by the coding sequence GTGGCAGCACCGCAGAACTACCTCGCAGTCATCAAGGTCGTCGGCATCGGCGGCGGTGGCGTGAACGCCATCAACCGGATGATCGAGGTCGGGCTCAAGGGCGTCGAGTTCATCGCGATCAACACCGATGCGCAGGCGCTGCTGATGAGCGACGCCGACGTCAAGCTCGACGTCGGCCGCGAAATGACCCGCGGACTCGGCGCCGGCGCCAACCCGGATGTGGGTCGCAAGGCGGCCGAGGACCACCGCGAGGAGATCGAGGAGGTCCTCAAGGGGGCCGACATGGTCTTCGTGACCGCGGGTGAGGGCGGCGGCACCGGCACCGGCGGCGCACCCGTCGTCGCCAACATCGCCCGCTCGCTGGGCGCCCTGACGATCGGTGTGGTCACCCGCCCGTTCACCTTCGAGGGCCGCCGGCGCGCCAACCAGGCCGAGGACGGCATCGCGCAGCTGCGCGAAGAGGTCGACACCCTCATCGTGATCCCCAACGACCGGCTGCTGTCCATCTCGGACCGTCAGGTGAGCGTGCTCGACGCGTTCAAGTCCGCGGACCAGGTGCTGCTGTCGGGTGTCCAGGGCATCACCGACCTGATCACCACACCGGGTCTGATCAACCTCGACTTCGCCGACGTCAAGTCCGTGATGTCGGAAGCCGGTTCCGCGCTCATGGGCATCGGCTCGGCACGGGGCGACGACCGTGCGGTGGCCGCCGCGGAGATGGCGATCTCCTCGCCGCTCCTGGAGGCATCCATCGACGGCGCCCGCGGGGTGCTGCTCTCCATCTCCGGCGGTTCCGACCTCGGTCTTTTCGAGATCAACGAGGCCGCACAGCTGGTCAGCGAGGCCGCCCACCCGGAAGCCAACATCATCTTCGGCGCGGTCATCGACGATGCGCTGGGCGACGAGGTCCGGGTGACGGTCATCGCCGCGGGCTTCGACGGCGGCCAGCCGCCGGCCCGCCGCGATGCCCAGTCGGCGCTGTCGTCCCCCAAGCGCGAAGAGCCCGCCCCGGCCCCGAGCCGTCCGGCCACCCCGCCGGAGCCGCGTTCGTCGTCCTTCGGCGGACTGGGTTCGGTTCCGGTGCGCGACGAGGAGCCGGCCCCGGCCGAGTCCTCCTCTTCCTCCTCGCTGGGCGAGGTCCCGTCGCCCCCGGCGAGCGCTCCGCAGGTTCCCCCGGCCCGTCCGTACTCGGACTCCGCGGCCGAGGAACTGGACGTTCCCGATTTCCTGAAGTGA
- a CDS encoding cell division protein FtsQ/DivIB: MAGPATARRGEKKSPSGPPSAAPPRATGWRRVRIPFRAPGRRSLIIISIVAVLLGAFGVWALYASNWLRVTRVEATGTRVLTPHEVVAAARAPMNEPLVSVDTDALARRLRARLPRIKTVDVERSWPHTIGLKVTERMPELLMRTGGKFVEVDAEGVRFATVRTAPRGVPVLEMTVSDSSSLHQFGTDRLRRAAVEVTRDLPAAVRKDVRKVRVRSYDAVTLELTGGRTVAWGSREEGAEKAKVLTALLKAAHGGRHFDVSVPSAPAVSGS; this comes from the coding sequence GTGGCCGGACCGGCAACCGCCCGACGCGGCGAGAAGAAGTCACCGTCCGGCCCGCCCTCCGCCGCGCCACCCCGCGCGACGGGATGGAGGCGGGTGCGCATCCCCTTTCGCGCGCCGGGCCGCCGCAGTCTGATCATCATCTCGATCGTCGCGGTGCTGCTCGGCGCGTTCGGCGTCTGGGCGCTCTACGCCTCGAACTGGCTCCGGGTGACACGCGTCGAGGCCACCGGCACCCGCGTGCTGACGCCGCATGAGGTCGTCGCCGCGGCACGCGCCCCGATGAATGAGCCGCTGGTCTCCGTGGACACGGACGCGCTCGCCCGGCGGCTGCGCGCGCGGCTGCCGCGCATCAAGACCGTGGACGTCGAGCGGTCCTGGCCGCACACAATCGGTCTGAAGGTGACCGAAAGAATGCCAGAACTGCTGATGCGAACGGGCGGAAAGTTTGTCGAAGTGGACGCCGAGGGCGTCCGGTTCGCCACCGTCCGCACCGCCCCCCGGGGCGTTCCGGTTCTGGAAATGACCGTTTCCGACTCCTCGAGTCTGCACCAGTTCGGAACCGACCGGTTGCGGCGCGCCGCGGTCGAGGTCACCCGGGATCTGCCCGCGGCCGTGCGCAAGGACGTGCGCAAGGTCCGTGTACGGTCCTACGACGCCGTCACCCTCGAACTGACCGGCGGCCGCACGGTCGCGTGGGGCAGCCGCGAAGAGGGCGCCGAAAAGGCAAAGGTGCTGACCGCGCTGCTGAAAGCGGCGCACGGCGGGCGCCACTTCGACGTCTCGGTCCCCAGTGCCCCTGCGGTATCCGGGAGTTGA
- the murG gene encoding undecaprenyldiphospho-muramoylpentapeptide beta-N-acetylglucosaminyltransferase: protein MHVVLAGGGTAGHIEPALALADALRRQDPTVGITALGTEKGLETRLVPERGYELGLIPAVPLPRKPTPELITVPGRLRGTIKAAEQILERTKADCVVGFGGYVALPGYLAAKRLGVPIIVHEANARPGLANKIGSRYAKFVAVSTPDSKLRGARYVGIPLRRTIATLDRAAVRPEARAAFGLDPNLPTLLVSGGSQGARRLNEVTQAAVPALQRAGIQVLHAVGPKNELPHADNMPGMPPYVPVPYVDRMDLAYAAADMMLCRAGAMTVAELSAVGLPAAFVPLPIGNGEQRLNAQPLVNAGGGLLVDDAQLTPEWVQSSVLPVLADPHRLYEMSRAASEFGRRDADELLVGMVYEAIAQHNK from the coding sequence GTGCATGTCGTACTCGCCGGTGGGGGGACCGCCGGCCACATCGAGCCCGCGCTCGCCCTCGCGGACGCACTGCGGAGGCAGGACCCCACCGTGGGGATCACGGCACTCGGTACGGAGAAGGGCCTGGAGACCCGCCTCGTCCCGGAGCGCGGCTATGAGCTGGGTCTGATCCCGGCCGTGCCGCTGCCGCGCAAGCCCACCCCCGAGCTGATCACCGTCCCCGGGCGGCTGCGCGGCACGATCAAGGCCGCCGAGCAGATCCTGGAGCGCACCAAGGCCGACTGCGTCGTCGGCTTCGGCGGCTATGTGGCGCTGCCCGGCTACCTCGCCGCCAAGCGCCTCGGGGTGCCGATCATCGTCCACGAGGCCAACGCCCGCCCCGGCCTGGCCAACAAGATCGGCTCGCGGTACGCCAAGTTCGTCGCCGTCAGCACCCCCGACAGCAAGCTGCGCGGCGCCCGCTACGTCGGCATCCCGCTGCGCCGCACCATCGCCACCCTGGACCGTGCCGCGGTCCGCCCCGAGGCGCGGGCCGCCTTCGGGCTCGACCCCAACCTCCCGACCCTGCTGGTGTCCGGTGGTTCGCAGGGTGCCCGCCGGCTGAACGAGGTCACCCAGGCCGCCGTCCCGGCCCTCCAGCGCGCGGGGATCCAGGTGCTGCACGCGGTCGGCCCGAAGAACGAACTGCCGCACGCGGACAACATGCCCGGGATGCCCCCCTATGTCCCGGTACCGTACGTGGACCGGATGGATCTCGCGTACGCCGCGGCCGACATGATGCTCTGCCGCGCGGGCGCGATGACCGTCGCCGAGTTGTCCGCCGTCGGGCTGCCGGCCGCGTTCGTCCCGCTGCCCATCGGCAACGGCGAGCAGCGGCTCAACGCCCAGCCGCTGGTCAACGCCGGCGGGGGCCTGCTGGTCGATGACGCCCAGTTGACGCCGGAGTGGGTGCAAAGCAGCGTGCTCCCGGTCCTGGCCGATCCGCACCGGCTGTACGAGATGTCCCGCGCGGCCTCCGAGTTCGGCCGCCGCGACGCCGACGAGCTGCTGGTCGGCATGGTGTACGAGGCGATCGCGCAGCACAACAAGTAG
- the ftsW gene encoding putative lipid II flippase FtsW, translating into MTARSAKPAPSRPRRPSAVRTPRAGRTPGGPRGLHTRLKRAWDRPLTAYYLILGGSLLITVLGLVMVYSASQIKALQSGLAPTYFFRKQLLAAVLGGGLLLAASRMTVRLHRTLAYPLLAVSVFLMCLVQIPGIGVAVNGNQNWINLGGPFQMQPSEFGKLALVLWGADLLARKQDKRLLVQWKHLLVPLIPVAFLLLGLIMLGGDMGTAIILTAILFGLLWLAGAPTRLFVGVLGSAALIGALLIKTSANRMSRLACIGATDPGPGDQCWQAVHGIYALASGGFFGSGLGASMEKWGELPEPHTDFIFAITGEELGLAGTLSVLALFAALGYAGIRVAGRTEDPFVRYAAGGVTTWITAQAVINIGAVLGLLPIAGVPLPLFSYGGSALLPTMFAIGLLIAFARDEPAARAALSARSARKPVFGRRQAGVRWKTMRRRVKKRPSGER; encoded by the coding sequence ATGACGGCCCGATCGGCGAAGCCGGCCCCGTCGCGTCCGCGCCGGCCCTCCGCGGTGCGCACACCGCGCGCCGGCCGCACACCGGGCGGCCCCCGGGGGCTCCACACCCGCCTCAAACGGGCCTGGGACCGCCCGCTGACCGCCTACTACCTGATCCTCGGCGGCAGCCTGCTGATCACCGTCCTGGGGCTGGTGATGGTCTACTCGGCGTCCCAGATCAAGGCGCTGCAGTCCGGCCTCGCCCCGACGTACTTCTTCCGCAAGCAGCTGCTCGCCGCCGTCCTCGGCGGCGGGCTGCTGCTGGCCGCCTCCCGGATGACCGTACGGCTGCACCGCACGCTGGCCTATCCGCTGCTCGCCGTCTCCGTGTTCCTGATGTGCCTGGTGCAGATTCCGGGCATAGGGGTCGCGGTCAACGGCAACCAGAACTGGATCAACCTCGGCGGCCCCTTCCAGATGCAACCGAGCGAGTTCGGCAAGCTGGCGCTGGTGCTGTGGGGCGCCGATCTGCTGGCCCGCAAACAGGACAAGCGGCTGCTGGTGCAGTGGAAGCATCTGCTGGTGCCGCTGATCCCGGTGGCGTTCCTCCTGCTCGGGCTGATCATGCTCGGCGGCGACATGGGCACCGCGATCATTCTCACGGCGATCCTCTTCGGGCTGCTGTGGCTGGCCGGTGCGCCGACCCGCCTGTTCGTGGGGGTACTGGGCAGCGCCGCGCTGATCGGGGCGCTGCTGATCAAGACCAGCGCCAACCGGATGTCCCGGCTGGCCTGCATCGGCGCGACCGATCCGGGCCCCGGCGACCAGTGCTGGCAGGCCGTGCACGGCATCTACGCACTGGCCTCCGGCGGATTCTTCGGTTCGGGTCTCGGCGCCAGTATGGAAAAATGGGGAGAACTCCCCGAACCGCACACCGACTTCATCTTCGCCATCACCGGGGAGGAACTGGGTCTGGCGGGGACGCTGTCGGTGCTCGCCCTCTTCGCGGCTCTAGGCTATGCGGGTATCCGCGTGGCCGGACGCACGGAGGACCCCTTCGTACGGTACGCCGCGGGAGGCGTGACCACCTGGATCACGGCTCAGGCCGTGATCAACATCGGTGCGGTGCTCGGCCTGTTGCCGATCGCCGGTGTCCCGCTCCCGCTGTTCTCCTACGGAGGTTCGGCCCTGCTGCCGACGATGTTCGCCATCGGGCTGCTGATCGCCTTCGCGCGTGACGAGCCCGCTGCGCGGGCGGCGTTGTCGGCCCGGTCGGCGCGGAAGCCGGTCTTCGGCAGAAGGCAGGCTGGGGTGAGATGGAAGACGATGAGACGGCGCGTCAAGAAGCGGCCGTCCGGAGAGCGGTGA
- the murD gene encoding UDP-N-acetylmuramoyl-L-alanine--D-glutamate ligase, which translates to MQSPADFAGRRITVAGLGVSGVPAARALAGLGARVTVVNSSDGERERAQAAELEKLGVTVRLGDGDTLPEGTELVVTTPGWKPASPLFAAAEKAGVEVWGDVELAWRLRGPDAADWLAVTGTNGKTTTVRMLASILQAAGLRTAAVGNIGVPLVDVVLGEGQPDGTSYDVLAVELSSYQLHWAPSVRAHSAAVLNLAPDHLDWHGSMAAYAADKGRIYEGNTVACVYNAADPATEELVRAADVEEGCRAIGFTLGTPGPSQVGVVEGILVDRAFVENRQQQAQELAEVSDVTPAAPHNIANALAAAALARAYGVAPAAVRDGLRAFHPDAHRIQHVADLGNVRYVDDSKATNTHAAEASLAAYEHIVWIAGGLAKGATFDELVQRSAARLRGVVLIGADRALIREALARHAPDVPVVDLDRTDTGAMSEAVREASRLAEPGDTVLLAPACASMDMFVNYNKRGEAFADAVGELTARDH; encoded by the coding sequence ATGCAGAGCCCGGCGGACTTCGCGGGCCGGCGCATCACCGTCGCCGGCCTGGGCGTGAGCGGCGTTCCCGCCGCCCGCGCCCTGGCCGGCCTCGGCGCCCGCGTCACCGTCGTCAACAGCAGCGACGGTGAGCGCGAGCGTGCGCAGGCCGCCGAGCTGGAGAAGCTGGGGGTCACCGTCCGCCTGGGCGACGGCGACACCCTCCCCGAGGGCACGGAACTGGTCGTCACCACCCCGGGCTGGAAGCCGGCCAGCCCGCTCTTCGCCGCGGCCGAGAAGGCGGGCGTCGAGGTGTGGGGCGATGTCGAACTGGCCTGGCGGCTGCGTGGCCCGGATGCCGCCGACTGGCTGGCGGTCACCGGCACCAACGGCAAGACCACCACCGTCCGGATGCTGGCCTCGATCCTGCAGGCGGCGGGGCTGCGGACCGCCGCCGTCGGCAACATCGGCGTCCCGCTCGTCGATGTGGTGCTCGGCGAGGGGCAGCCGGACGGCACGTCGTACGACGTCCTCGCCGTCGAGCTCTCCAGCTACCAGCTGCACTGGGCGCCCTCCGTACGGGCGCACTCCGCGGCCGTCCTCAACCTCGCCCCCGACCACCTGGACTGGCACGGTTCCATGGCGGCCTACGCCGCCGACAAGGGCCGCATCTACGAGGGCAACACCGTCGCCTGCGTCTACAACGCCGCCGACCCGGCGACCGAGGAGCTGGTCCGGGCGGCCGACGTCGAGGAAGGCTGCCGCGCCATCGGCTTCACCCTCGGCACCCCCGGGCCCTCCCAGGTGGGCGTCGTCGAGGGCATCCTCGTCGACCGCGCCTTCGTGGAGAACCGGCAGCAGCAGGCCCAGGAGCTCGCCGAGGTCTCGGACGTCACGCCCGCGGCCCCGCACAACATCGCCAACGCCCTCGCGGCCGCGGCGCTGGCCCGTGCCTACGGGGTGGCCCCCGCCGCCGTACGCGACGGGCTGCGCGCCTTCCACCCGGACGCCCACCGCATCCAGCACGTCGCGGACCTCGGCAACGTCCGCTACGTCGACGACTCCAAGGCCACCAACACCCACGCCGCCGAGGCGTCGTTGGCGGCGTACGAGCACATCGTGTGGATCGCCGGCGGCCTCGCCAAGGGCGCGACCTTCGACGAGCTGGTGCAGAGGTCGGCGGCCCGGCTGCGCGGTGTGGTGCTGATCGGTGCCGACCGGGCGCTGATTCGCGAAGCCCTGGCGCGACACGCCCCCGATGTCCCGGTGGTCGACCTCGACCGGACCGACACTGGGGCGATGTCCGAGGCGGTCCGGGAAGCGAGCCGCCTGGCCGAGCCCGGCGACACCGTCCTGCTGGCTCCGGCCTGTGCCTCGATGGACATGTTCGTCAATTACAACAAGCGGGGCGAGGCCTTCGCCGACGCGGTCGGCGAGCTGACCGCACGGGATCACTAG
- the mraY gene encoding phospho-N-acetylmuramoyl-pentapeptide-transferase: MKQILFSGMIGLFLTLIGTPLLIKLLAKKGYGQFIRDDGPRDHHSKRGTPTMGGIAFILATIIAYVLTKVITSSDPTFSGVLVLFLMAGMGLVGFLDDYIKIVKQRSLGLRAKAKMAGQLIVGIAFAVLSLQFADLRGQTPASDRLSFTQDFGWQIGPVIFVIWALFMILAMSNGVNLTDGLDGLATGASVMVFGAYTFIGIWQHQESCANQITAGPGCYEVRDPLDLAVVASALMGACFGFLWWNTSPAKIFMGDTGSLALGGALAGLAICSRTELLLAILGGLFVLITMSVVIQVGSFRLTGKRVFRMAPLQHHFELKGWSEVLVVVRFWIIQGMCVIVGLGIFYGGWQAAK, from the coding sequence ATGAAGCAGATCCTCTTCTCCGGAATGATCGGGCTCTTCCTGACCCTGATTGGCACCCCGCTGCTGATCAAGCTGCTGGCCAAAAAGGGATACGGGCAGTTCATCCGCGATGACGGCCCGCGCGATCACCACAGCAAGCGCGGTACGCCCACCATGGGTGGTATCGCCTTCATCCTGGCCACGATCATCGCCTACGTGCTGACCAAGGTCATCACGAGCAGTGACCCCACCTTCTCCGGTGTGCTGGTGCTGTTCCTGATGGCGGGCATGGGCCTGGTCGGCTTCCTCGACGACTACATCAAGATCGTCAAGCAGCGTTCGCTGGGCCTGCGGGCCAAGGCCAAGATGGCCGGCCAGCTGATCGTCGGCATCGCCTTCGCCGTGCTCTCCCTGCAGTTCGCCGATCTGCGCGGGCAGACCCCGGCGTCCGACCGGCTCTCCTTCACCCAGGACTTCGGCTGGCAGATCGGCCCGGTGATCTTCGTGATCTGGGCCCTGTTCATGATCCTGGCGATGTCCAACGGCGTGAACCTCACCGACGGCCTCGACGGCCTCGCCACCGGCGCCTCGGTGATGGTCTTCGGCGCGTACACGTTCATCGGCATCTGGCAGCACCAGGAGTCGTGCGCCAACCAGATCACCGCGGGACCGGGCTGTTACGAGGTCCGCGACCCACTCGACCTCGCGGTCGTCGCCTCGGCCCTGATGGGCGCCTGCTTCGGCTTCCTGTGGTGGAACACCTCGCCCGCCAAGATCTTCATGGGGGACACCGGTTCGCTGGCCCTGGGCGGCGCACTGGCCGGTCTGGCCATCTGCTCCCGTACGGAGCTGCTGCTGGCCATCCTCGGCGGTCTCTTCGTCCTGATCACGATGTCCGTGGTCATCCAGGTCGGCTCGTTCCGGCTCACCGGTAAGCGGGTCTTCCGGATGGCGCCACTCCAGCACCACTTCGAACTCAAGGGGTGGTCCGAAGTCCTTGTGGTGGTCCGGTTCTGGATCATCCAGGGCATGTGCGTCATCGTGGGACTCGGCATCTTCTACGGCGGCTGGCAGGCGGCAAAGTGA
- the murF gene encoding UDP-N-acetylmuramoyl-tripeptide--D-alanyl-D-alanine ligase produces MISLSLAEIASIVGGRQHDIPDDGRRVTGPVVADSRAVRPGALFVAFAGDRADGHDFAAGAVEAGAVAVLAARPVGVPAIVVDDVVAALGALARAVVERLGTTVVGLTGSAGKTSTKDLIAQLLQRTGPTVWPEGNLNNEIGLPLTALRADETTRHLVLEMGARGVGHIRYLAGLTPPRIGVVLNVGSAHIGEFGGREQIALAKGELVEELPAAEDGGVAVLNADDPYVRAMVPRTKARTILFGEAADAAVRAENVRITESGQPSFTLHTPSGCSDVTMRLYGEHHVSNALAAAAVAHELGMSVDEIATALSEAGTLSRWRMEVTERADGVTVVNDAYNANPESMRAALRALVAMGAAAKAKGGRTWAVLGEMAELGGESLAEHDAVGRLVVRLNVSKLVAVGGREAAWLDMGAKNEGSWGEESVHVSDARAAVDLLRSELRPGDVVLVKASRSVGLERVAAALLDDGGIAGAEGAAGAEGGAASR; encoded by the coding sequence GTGATCTCCCTGTCGCTCGCCGAGATCGCGAGCATCGTCGGCGGCCGGCAGCACGACATACCGGACGACGGCCGCCGGGTGACCGGACCGGTCGTGGCGGACTCCCGCGCGGTACGCCCCGGCGCGCTCTTCGTGGCCTTCGCCGGTGACCGTGCCGACGGCCACGACTTCGCGGCGGGTGCCGTCGAGGCGGGCGCGGTGGCCGTCCTGGCCGCCCGCCCCGTCGGTGTCCCCGCGATCGTCGTCGACGACGTGGTCGCCGCCCTCGGCGCGCTCGCCCGCGCCGTCGTCGAGCGGCTGGGCACCACCGTCGTCGGCCTGACCGGCTCGGCCGGCAAGACCAGCACCAAGGACCTGATCGCCCAGCTGCTGCAGCGCACCGGCCCGACGGTCTGGCCGGAGGGCAACCTCAACAACGAGATCGGGCTGCCGCTGACCGCGCTGCGCGCCGATGAGACCACCCGTCACCTCGTCCTGGAGATGGGCGCCCGCGGCGTCGGCCACATCCGCTACCTCGCCGGGCTGACCCCGCCGAGGATCGGTGTGGTGCTCAACGTCGGCAGCGCGCACATCGGCGAGTTCGGCGGCCGGGAGCAGATCGCCCTGGCAAAGGGCGAACTCGTCGAGGAGCTGCCCGCGGCCGAGGACGGCGGGGTCGCGGTGCTCAACGCCGACGACCCGTATGTGCGTGCCATGGTCCCCCGGACAAAGGCCCGCACGATCTTGTTCGGTGAGGCCGCGGACGCCGCCGTACGTGCCGAGAATGTCCGGATCACGGAGTCCGGACAGCCCTCCTTCACGCTTCACACACCCTCCGGGTGCAGTGATGTGACCATGCGGCTGTACGGTGAGCACCACGTGTCGAACGCGCTCGCCGCGGCCGCCGTCGCCCATGAGTTGGGCATGTCCGTGGACGAGATCGCCACCGCGCTCTCCGAAGCCGGCACGCTCTCCCGCTGGCGTATGGAGGTCACCGAGCGCGCGGACGGCGTGACGGTCGTCAACGACGCCTACAACGCGAACCCCGAGTCCATGCGAGCGGCGCTGCGAGCGCTGGTCGCCATGGGCGCAGCCGCCAAGGCGAAGGGCGGTCGCACGTGGGCGGTGCTCGGTGAGATGGCCGAGCTCGGCGGGGAGTCGCTCGCCGAACACGACGCGGTCGGGCGGCTGGTCGTCCGGCTCAACGTCAGCAAGCTCGTGGCAGTCGGCGGCAGGGAAGCGGCCTGGCTCGACATGGGCGCCAAGAACGAGGGTTCGTGGGGTGAGGAGTCGGTGCACGTGTCCGACGCGCGGGCGGCGGTCGACCTGTTGCGCAGCGAGCTGCGACCGGGAGACGTCGTGCTGGTGAAGGCGTCCAGGTCGGTGGGGCTGGAGCGGGTGGCCGCAGCATTGCTGGACGACGGGGGCATTGCGGGCGCTGAGGGCGCCGCCGGCGCCGAGGGTGGAGCCGCGTCCCGATGA
- a CDS encoding UDP-N-acetylmuramoyl-L-alanyl-D-glutamate--2,6-diaminopimelate ligase, protein MTTITPDGTPDGTPVAGNCSSPRPSLRPGPVVPGTLTAVSHADQSPKAQHAEKGGPGTYPGAPRPETVRPTPLADLAEQLGCPAPEPGQPGAGTGSTGAAAAAQPVMVTGITHDSRAVRPGDVYAALPGARLHGADFVAQAADLGAAAILTDPSGAERAAATGLPALVVENPRARMGSLAVSIYGAPGEDLLQIGITGTSGKTTTAYLIEGGLRAAAAKRADGGLTGLIGTVETRIGDERIKSERTTPEATDLQALFAVMRERGVRAVAMEVSSHALVLGRVDGCVFDVAIFNNLSPEHMEFHSGMEDYFQAKAQLFTKARSRAGVVNLDDEYGKRLAEGESEVPVTTFSAEGHPDADWRASDVEVGALGSTFTVHGPDGRTLRAASPIAGPFNVANALAAIVSLVVAGIDPQTAADGVAAVPGVPGRLERIDAGQPYLAVVDYAHKTDAVESVLRALRKVTDGKLHAVLGCGGDRDPHKRGPMGAAVARLADTAILTSDNPRGEDPLSILATMLAGAAEVPIHERGTVLVEEERATAIAAAVARAEPGDTVIVAGKGHEQGQDIAGVVRPFDDRQVLRDAIEGSLKSQQSQQSPQPNHQG, encoded by the coding sequence GTGACGACCATCACTCCCGACGGCACCCCCGACGGCACCCCCGTCGCGGGAAACTGCTCCTCCCCACGGCCCTCACTTCGCCCCGGGCCGGTGGTGCCCGGTACGCTCACCGCCGTGTCACACGCTGATCAGTCCCCGAAAGCCCAGCACGCCGAGAAGGGCGGGCCCGGCACGTATCCGGGAGCCCCGCGCCCTGAAACGGTCCGCCCCACCCCCCTGGCGGACCTCGCCGAGCAGCTGGGATGCCCCGCCCCGGAACCCGGCCAGCCCGGTGCAGGCACCGGCTCCACCGGAGCGGCTGCCGCCGCGCAGCCAGTGATGGTCACCGGCATCACCCATGACTCCCGTGCGGTCCGCCCCGGCGACGTCTATGCCGCGCTGCCCGGCGCCCGTCTGCACGGCGCCGACTTCGTCGCCCAGGCCGCCGACCTCGGCGCCGCGGCGATCCTGACCGACCCGTCGGGCGCCGAGCGCGCCGCGGCGACCGGCCTGCCGGCCCTCGTCGTCGAGAACCCGCGCGCCCGGATGGGCTCCCTGGCCGTCTCGATCTACGGTGCGCCGGGCGAGGACCTGCTCCAGATCGGCATCACCGGTACCTCCGGCAAGACCACCACCGCCTACCTCATCGAGGGCGGGCTGCGGGCGGCCGCCGCGAAGCGCGCCGACGGGGGGCTCACCGGCCTGATCGGCACCGTCGAGACCCGTATCGGCGACGAGCGGATCAAGTCCGAGCGCACCACCCCCGAGGCCACCGACCTGCAGGCGCTGTTCGCCGTGATGCGCGAGCGCGGCGTCCGCGCCGTGGCCATGGAGGTCTCCAGCCATGCCCTGGTCCTCGGCCGGGTCGACGGCTGCGTCTTCGACGTCGCGATCTTCAACAACCTCAGCCCGGAGCACATGGAGTTCCACTCCGGGATGGAGGACTACTTCCAGGCCAAGGCCCAGCTGTTCACCAAGGCCCGCAGCCGGGCCGGCGTCGTCAACCTCGACGACGAGTACGGCAAGCGGCTGGCCGAGGGCGAGTCCGAGGTACCGGTCACCACCTTCTCCGCCGAGGGCCACCCGGACGCCGACTGGCGGGCCTCGGACGTCGAGGTCGGCGCGCTCGGCTCGACCTTCACCGTGCACGGCCCGGACGGCCGGACCCTGCGCGCAGCCTCGCCGATCGCCGGCCCGTTCAACGTCGCCAACGCGCTCGCCGCGATCGTCTCGCTGGTCGTCGCCGGCATCGACCCGCAGACCGCGGCCGACGGCGTCGCCGCGGTGCCCGGTGTCCCCGGCCGCCTGGAGCGCATCGACGCCGGCCAGCCCTACCTGGCGGTCGTCGACTACGCCCACAAGACCGACGCCGTCGAATCGGTTCTGCGCGCGCTGCGCAAGGTCACCGACGGCAAGCTGCACGCCGTCCTCGGCTGCGGCGGCGACCGCGACCCGCACAAGCGCGGCCCGATGGGCGCCGCGGTGGCCCGGCTCGCCGACACGGCCATCCTGACCTCCGACAACCCGCGTGGCGAGGACCCGCTCTCGATCCTCGCCACCATGCTCGCGGGGGCCGCGGAGGTCCCCATCCACGAACGCGGCACGGTGCTGGTCGAGGAAGAGCGGGCCACCGCCATCGCTGCCGCCGTCGCCCGCGCCGAGCCCGGCGACACCGTGATCGTCGCGGGCAAGGGCCACGAGCAGGGCCAGGACATCGCCGGAGTGGTACGCCCCTTCGACGACCGCCAGGTGCTGCGCGATGCCATCGAGGGCTCGCTGAAGTCACAGCAGTCGCAGCAGTCACCGCAGCCGAACCACCAGGGATGA